One genomic window of Motacilla alba alba isolate MOTALB_02 chromosome 1, Motacilla_alba_V1.0_pri, whole genome shotgun sequence includes the following:
- the GPA33 gene encoding cell surface A33 antigen, whose amino-acid sequence MRGTAMKGLGLFIFSAILVSAHALIVEAPEKQIQVARGRNATLRCNFKTNSAPDRGDLVVWKKINSKVDAVTRYFDGLVQYGEGYDHRIQFSGDVASGDISITIGPVTMEDNGTYVCSVRLRADAPRQSALLDLFVLVAPSKPECKILGTPEYGQTINLTCASHEGSPAPKYTWKSFNVQNEPRLLPYTEGQQITLKNISADTSGFYICTSTNIVGTEFCNMTVSVVPPSMNIALYAGIIGGVVAAIVVIGIIAYCCCCRESKDTDYEMTVQEDRSEPSRQMPTRHESIGEDVENA is encoded by the exons TTCTGGTGTCTGCTCACGCCCTCATTGTGGAAGCACCTGAGAAGCAAATCCAAGTGGCAAGAGGAAGAAACGCTACCCTGCgctgtaattttaaaacaaactcaGCTCCTGACAGAGGAGACCTGGTTGTCTGGAAGAAAATCAATAGCAAG gTGGATGCTGTGACGCGGTACTTTGATGGGCTCGTGCAGTACGGGGAGGGCTACGACCACCGCATCCAGTTCAGCGGCGACGTTGCCAGCGGGGACATCAGCATCACCATCGGTCCCGTGACCATGGAGGACAACGGCACCTACGTCTGCAGCGTGCGCCTCCGGGCCGACGCGCCCCGCCAGTCCGCGCTCCTGGATCTCTTTGTCCTCG ttgCACCATCCAAGCCTGAATGCAAGATTCTGGGGACACCAGAATATGGACAGACAATCAACCTGACCTGCGCTTCTCACGAGGGCTCCCCAGCACCCAAATACACCTGGAAAAGCTTCAATGTGCAAAATGAGCCCCGTCTGCTACCATACACAGAAG GGCAGCAAATAACTCTGAAGAACATCTCAGCAGACACCTCTGGCTTTTACATCTGCACTTCAACAAACATTGTGGGAACGGAGTTTTGCAACATGACAGTCAGCGTTGTGCCAC CATCCATGAACATAGCTCTGTATGCTGGCATCATTGGGGGAGTTGTTGCTGCCATTGTGGTGATTGGGATCATTgcctactgctgctgctgccgggaAAGCAAGGACACTGACTATGAGATGAC GGTGCAAGAAGACAGAAGTGAACCCTCCAGGCAGATGCCAACAAGGCATGAGAGCATAGGGGAGGATGTGGAGAATGCATGA